The following are from one region of the Candidatus Neomarinimicrobiota bacterium genome:
- a CDS encoding TIGR01212 family radical SAM protein (This family includes YhcC from E. coli K-12, an uncharacterized radical SAM protein.) — protein MGTRLNSDMSANSTTDAGNQVKIWLNRRYHNYNYYLQKTYGEKIRKVSLHGGFTCPNRDGSKGRGGCVYCNNDSFVPHYINKDMSIPLQMEASIPFMIDRYDVQKYIAYFQAYSNTYDELDKLKRMYEEAVDYPNVIGLDIGTRGDCVDEPLLEYLAGLNERVNVTLEYGIESVHDKTLEWMNRGHDYESVIKAVELTKQYGIKVAGHIILGFPVESKGMMLETGVAANDLGLDFLKIHQLHVVKGTVLAKRYQDKPFPLFQADEYIELVADILERLNPEIVIQRLFGDAPDEILIAPRWGYNIPKLTHLMDLELNHRDTWQGRLFKIKNH, from the coding sequence ATGGGAACCAGGTTAAATAGTGACATGAGTGCAAATTCAACAACTGATGCTGGAAATCAAGTAAAAATCTGGTTAAACCGGCGTTATCATAACTACAACTATTACCTCCAGAAGACCTATGGTGAGAAAATCCGCAAGGTTTCATTGCATGGTGGCTTTACCTGTCCCAATCGCGATGGTTCCAAGGGACGAGGTGGTTGTGTGTACTGTAATAATGATAGCTTTGTCCCCCACTACATCAACAAGGACATGTCCATTCCATTACAGATGGAAGCTTCTATCCCCTTTATGATCGACCGCTATGATGTCCAAAAGTACATCGCCTATTTTCAGGCATATTCCAATACCTATGATGAATTGGATAAATTGAAACGTATGTATGAAGAGGCCGTGGATTATCCCAATGTCATCGGGTTGGATATTGGAACTCGAGGTGATTGTGTTGATGAGCCCCTGCTTGAATATCTAGCCGGATTGAATGAGCGGGTGAATGTGACTCTGGAGTATGGCATTGAGTCCGTCCACGACAAGACCCTGGAGTGGATGAATCGTGGGCATGATTATGAGTCTGTGATTAAGGCAGTTGAACTAACCAAACAGTATGGCATAAAAGTCGCGGGACATATCATTCTGGGTTTCCCCGTTGAATCAAAGGGAATGATGCTGGAAACCGGTGTGGCGGCCAATGATCTGGGACTTGATTTCCTGAAAATCCACCAGCTACATGTTGTCAAGGGAACTGTGCTGGCAAAAAGATATCAGGACAAGCCATTTCCACTTTTTCAGGCTGATGAGTATATAGAATTGGTGGCAGATATTCTGGAGCGGTTAAATCCCGAAATTGTTATTCAGCGATTATTCGGCGACGCCCCCGATGAGATCCTGATTGCCCCTCGTTGGGGATACAATATTCCCAAACTTACCCACCTCATGGACCTAGAGCTAAATCACCGTGATACCTGGCAAGGTCGATTGTTCAAGATTAAAAATCATTGA